A portion of the Paenibacillus hamazuiensis genome contains these proteins:
- a CDS encoding acyl carrier protein: MSILAELERHIRDRYEIEEDDDDFTVDVHLFDYGYIDSIGATALIAHIEKTYGIQVTNQDLMLYPLNTVREIADFIEKKKG; encoded by the coding sequence ATGTCTATCCTCGCAGAGCTGGAGCGGCATATCCGCGACCGTTACGAAATCGAAGAAGACGATGACGACTTTACGGTCGACGTCCATTTATTCGACTACGGCTACATTGATTCGATCGGCGCGACGGCGCTGATTGCGCATATCGAGAAAACGTACGGCATCCAGGTCACCAATCAGGACCTGATGCTGTATCCGCTGAACACCGTTCGGGAAATCGCCGATTTTATCGAAAAGAAAAAGGGGTAA
- a CDS encoding FG-GAP repeat domain-containing protein: MKRTSKLFRLWIYVACVIAIVGAASFFIERDESVRLLYATNGADADPSAYDHFRQSLVANVRTDKASLEGMSLSQLQRYDAVYLDPGLHEAGAKYSALLQSYVEKGGYLFLENVFAADFPPAFLGGQAVVNAPAVSGKPQFAYPETDANLRGLQDVFRRFAADYFKRTDMSAMPGFTLGQGLVPSTAQTLVSLQDVSLVTMNRYGKGSVLLSSAFLPNRYFITGADLKSGMDPKLGFSLLAQQVNAAKKPVPGALYFNREQLPLEPYYNYSFAAANALFRDEFAAYVSKRKLGYSIKKVLGPYGRPAMAHQNHFEAIQAIRDGEGIQWAELLKKYHQIPSFSLVRSAFTWGHWQESIVVHLNAGSSAEPKFAGETPNSFYSSGTRLMAGGKEVALADYPEYKSLGDPIDKPYRAAPAMADADGDGRPDLIAGSADGRVMVYRNAGVQPDAYRGQSLPPGLAAPDAFEPPQPLRLAGGAALTAAGGFAAVAAGDLSGDGRADLALGDGTGAVTALLGGADGFAAPAALTAGGAPLRVAGPAAPAIADVDGDGVPDLAVGGGDGRVTWFRGIKGRPLAFDEGRELARVGAAFAAPSLRDMNGDGRPDLVVGTVEGDLRVFLQEAGGTWKPSGVVEGATTNQLGSKALVGGHNAVPLWYDLNHDGKDDLIVGQLEFGMPVTIDDPQFPYKEQLNAFIQYSKDNHLELYPHVFVHNFTGDEQEKQEIALQRKAFDTLGIPWGTPGTNQHTWRINHPDRTQTFRNERDAGMWFNFGYRPSFAPNDPRLGTTPEYIWGLPFLLNDPAVKQPMLLYTPAPVLRLDPTYSTTDLYNTYAAFDLPVDYFEHIEYHFPTRVGELLEFVKFLDTMRNKEDYNFMTEPQMAQSFLAALTSEAKVTRSWGAVAWEKLKRLAGRNPARTLTITARTDGVPDQAGGYKRALGYVIEPGAAFADRPLSTDADVWLSRGGRLYAGALDGSARVRFGAALEASRGPHLVRANVPVRLTRSGSRWTLELQAAGLQQVKLASARPIAVQGDGVEVERDDASGTYTLTRYGAETTITIDFAASP; encoded by the coding sequence TTGAAACGGACATCGAAACTATTTCGTCTATGGATATATGTGGCCTGCGTCATTGCTATCGTAGGGGCCGCTTCTTTTTTTATCGAAAGGGACGAATCGGTCCGTTTGCTCTACGCCACGAACGGCGCTGATGCGGATCCGTCCGCATACGACCATTTCCGGCAGTCGCTCGTCGCCAATGTCCGGACGGACAAGGCGAGTCTGGAGGGCATGAGCTTAAGCCAGCTTCAGCGCTACGATGCCGTCTATCTGGACCCCGGCCTGCACGAGGCGGGCGCGAAATACAGCGCTTTGCTGCAGAGCTACGTCGAAAAGGGCGGCTATCTGTTCTTGGAAAACGTGTTCGCCGCCGACTTTCCGCCGGCTTTTCTCGGGGGACAAGCTGTCGTGAATGCGCCGGCGGTCAGCGGCAAACCTCAGTTCGCCTATCCCGAAACGGATGCCAATTTGCGGGGCTTGCAGGACGTATTTCGCCGGTTTGCAGCCGATTATTTCAAACGGACGGATATGAGCGCAATGCCCGGGTTTACTTTGGGCCAAGGCCTCGTCCCGTCGACGGCGCAGACGCTCGTTTCGCTGCAGGACGTCTCCCTGGTTACGATGAACCGCTATGGAAAAGGCTCCGTGCTGCTCAGCAGCGCTTTTTTGCCGAACCGTTACTTCATCACGGGCGCCGATTTGAAAAGCGGGATGGACCCGAAGCTCGGTTTCTCCCTGCTGGCGCAGCAGGTAAATGCGGCGAAAAAGCCGGTTCCCGGCGCGCTGTACTTTAACCGCGAGCAATTGCCGCTGGAGCCGTATTACAACTACTCTTTTGCGGCGGCCAATGCGCTGTTCCGCGACGAATTCGCCGCTTACGTCTCCAAACGCAAGCTGGGCTACAGCATCAAAAAGGTGCTCGGCCCGTACGGGCGCCCCGCGATGGCGCATCAAAACCATTTCGAGGCGATCCAGGCGATCCGCGACGGAGAAGGCATTCAGTGGGCGGAGCTGCTGAAGAAGTATCATCAGATCCCGTCGTTTTCGCTGGTCCGCTCCGCCTTCACATGGGGCCACTGGCAGGAAAGCATCGTCGTGCACCTGAATGCGGGAAGCTCAGCCGAGCCCAAATTCGCCGGAGAAACGCCGAATTCGTTTTACTCGAGCGGGACCCGGCTAATGGCGGGCGGCAAGGAGGTCGCGCTGGCCGATTATCCGGAGTACAAGTCACTCGGCGATCCGATCGACAAGCCCTACCGCGCGGCGCCGGCAATGGCCGATGCGGATGGCGACGGTCGGCCGGATCTGATCGCAGGCTCGGCGGACGGCCGCGTCATGGTGTACCGGAACGCGGGCGTTCAGCCGGACGCCTACCGCGGCCAGTCGCTGCCGCCGGGCCTTGCGGCGCCGGATGCGTTCGAGCCGCCGCAGCCGCTGCGTCTCGCCGGCGGTGCGGCGCTTACCGCCGCAGGCGGCTTTGCCGCGGTCGCCGCGGGCGACTTAAGCGGTGACGGCCGCGCCGACCTGGCCCTCGGCGACGGCACGGGCGCCGTCACGGCGCTGCTCGGCGGCGCAGACGGCTTCGCGGCGCCTGCCGCGCTCACCGCCGGCGGCGCGCCGCTGCGCGTGGCGGGGCCTGCGGCGCCCGCGATTGCCGACGTCGATGGGGACGGAGTCCCCGATCTCGCCGTCGGCGGCGGGGACGGCCGCGTCACATGGTTTCGCGGCATCAAGGGCAGGCCCCTCGCTTTCGACGAGGGGCGGGAGCTCGCGCGCGTGGGGGCGGCTTTCGCCGCGCCTTCGCTGCGCGACATGAACGGCGACGGACGGCCCGACCTCGTCGTCGGCACCGTCGAAGGCGACCTGCGCGTGTTCCTGCAGGAAGCCGGCGGCACCTGGAAGCCCTCCGGCGTGGTGGAGGGCGCCACGACGAACCAGCTCGGCAGCAAGGCGCTCGTCGGCGGGCATAATGCGGTGCCGCTCTGGTACGATCTGAATCACGACGGCAAGGACGATCTGATCGTCGGCCAGCTCGAATTCGGCATGCCGGTGACGATCGACGACCCGCAGTTTCCTTATAAAGAGCAGCTGAATGCGTTTATTCAATACAGCAAGGACAACCATCTGGAGCTTTATCCGCACGTATTCGTCCACAACTTCACAGGCGACGAGCAGGAAAAGCAGGAAATCGCGCTGCAGCGGAAGGCGTTCGACACGCTTGGCATCCCTTGGGGAACGCCGGGCACGAACCAGCATACGTGGCGCATCAATCATCCGGACCGGACGCAAACGTTCCGCAACGAGCGGGACGCCGGCATGTGGTTCAACTTCGGCTATCGGCCGTCGTTTGCGCCGAACGATCCGAGGCTCGGCACAACGCCGGAATATATATGGGGATTGCCGTTTCTGCTGAACGATCCGGCAGTGAAGCAGCCGATGCTGCTGTATACGCCGGCGCCGGTGCTGCGGCTCGATCCGACGTATTCGACCACCGATCTGTATAATACCTATGCGGCGTTCGATCTGCCGGTCGATTACTTCGAGCATATCGAATACCATTTCCCGACACGGGTCGGCGAATTGCTCGAATTCGTCAAATTTCTGGACACGATGCGAAATAAAGAAGACTATAACTTTATGACCGAGCCGCAAATGGCTCAGTCGTTTCTCGCGGCGCTCACCTCCGAAGCGAAGGTGACCCGTTCCTGGGGCGCGGTCGCCTGGGAAAAGCTGAAGCGGCTCGCCGGGAGGAATCCGGCGCGCACGCTGACGATCACGGCCCGGACGGACGGCGTGCCCGACCAGGCCGGCGGCTACAAGCGCGCCCTCGGCTACGTCATCGAGCCGGGGGCCGCTTTCGCGGACCGTCCGCTGTCGACCGACGCGGACGTGTGGCTCTCGCGCGGAGGCCGGCTGTACGCCGGCGCCTTGGACGGCTCCGCGCGCGTGCGCTTCGGCGCGGCGCTGGAGGCGTCGCGCGGCCCGCACCTCGTGCGCGCGAACGTGCCCGTGCGGCTGACGCGCAGCGGCAGCCGCTGGACGCTCGAGCTGCAGGCGGCCGGCCTGCAGCAGGTGAAGCTCGCGAGCGCACGGCCGATCGCCGTGCAGGGCGACGGCGTCGAAGTCGAACGCGACGACGCGAGCGGCACGTATACGCTCACCCGCTATGGCGCGGAAACGACTATCACGATTGATTTTGCGGCATCGCCATAA
- a CDS encoding diguanylate cyclase — translation MLRDFIVNISLLVTSFFIMGRIYKLKLFSKTLYPRLSRLLAGLVFGLQGLLLLAFSINIAPSVIVDLRHLSIIVAALYGGPAAAIASAVVIAAGRHLLFGMNVSTLIAAAGVLACGAACALLSLRPMHYMYKMLVMNVACLACISFVMYTITPDKSTAFEAIGFHWSVSIPGGILALFLAHYIHLSNEAIERLEQSEERYKQLILNSPDAVLVHSGGVIRFINEKGVKLLAAESHKDIVGKPALSIIYLPNVRQAQERFQYIMENQKPLEAVEERFVRMDGKIVDVELSTSPIVYKNEPAIMTSFRDITDRKQTEYKLQEALEALQRLSEQDGLTGVGNRRSFDRKLAEEWRKNALQTSHLSLILFDVDGFKAYNDAYGHQRGDDCLKAIASTVDEMLQGSNRFLARYGGEEFAVILPDTGRQTAAAVAESVRKKVESMRIPHEYSPVGPHITISLGTASLIPVSVAGQKELVEMADRALYKAKAEGRNRIVSVP, via the coding sequence TTGCTTCGCGACTTCATCGTTAACATCTCGCTGCTCGTCACGTCTTTTTTTATCATGGGACGCATCTATAAATTGAAGCTTTTTTCCAAAACGCTGTATCCCCGTTTAAGCCGTCTGCTCGCCGGTCTCGTTTTCGGGCTCCAGGGACTTCTGCTCCTGGCATTCAGCATTAATATTGCGCCGTCGGTCATCGTCGACTTGCGGCATCTCTCCATTATCGTCGCGGCTTTGTACGGCGGGCCGGCTGCGGCTATCGCATCGGCCGTTGTGATTGCGGCGGGAAGACATCTGTTATTCGGCATGAACGTCTCGACGTTAATTGCCGCAGCGGGCGTTCTGGCTTGCGGCGCGGCATGCGCCCTGCTTTCGCTGCGTCCGATGCATTATATGTACAAGATGCTGGTCATGAACGTGGCCTGCCTCGCTTGCATCTCCTTCGTCATGTATACGATAACTCCGGACAAATCCACCGCCTTCGAAGCCATCGGCTTCCATTGGTCGGTTTCGATCCCGGGCGGCATCCTCGCCTTGTTTTTAGCGCATTACATCCATCTATCCAACGAAGCGATAGAACGTCTTGAGCAGAGCGAGGAGCGGTACAAGCAATTAATCCTGAATTCGCCGGATGCCGTGCTGGTCCATTCCGGGGGGGTCATCCGGTTTATCAACGAAAAAGGGGTTAAGCTGCTGGCGGCGGAATCGCATAAAGACATCGTCGGCAAGCCTGCGCTGAGCATCATTTATCTGCCTAACGTGAGGCAGGCCCAGGAACGGTTTCAATATATCATGGAGAACCAGAAGCCGCTGGAGGCGGTGGAGGAAAGATTTGTCCGCATGGACGGCAAAATCGTCGATGTCGAGCTGTCGACATCCCCTATCGTATATAAAAACGAACCCGCGATCATGACCTCGTTTCGGGACATTACCGATCGCAAACAGACCGAGTACAAGCTGCAGGAAGCGTTGGAAGCGCTGCAGCGGCTGTCCGAACAGGACGGCTTGACCGGTGTGGGCAACCGGAGAAGCTTCGACAGGAAGCTTGCGGAGGAATGGCGAAAAAATGCCCTGCAAACCAGCCATCTTTCGCTCATCCTGTTCGACGTGGACGGGTTCAAAGCCTATAACGACGCTTACGGCCATCAACGCGGCGACGACTGTCTCAAAGCGATCGCCTCGACCGTAGACGAAATGCTTCAAGGCTCGAACCGTTTTTTGGCCCGTTACGGGGGAGAGGAATTTGCGGTGATTTTGCCGGATACGGGGCGGCAAACGGCGGCGGCCGTTGCGGAAAGCGTCCGGAAGAAGGTCGAATCGATGCGAATTCCCCACGAATATTCCCCGGTGGGCCCGCATATCACCATAAGCCTCGGCACCGCCTCGTTGATTCCCGTATCGGTCGCCGGACAGAAGGAGCTCGTGGAGATGGCCGACCGGGCGCTTTATAAAGCAAAGGCGGAAGGCAGGAATCGGATTGTCAGCGTCCCCTAG
- a CDS encoding U32 family peptidase, with protein MTQRLRKEDIELLAPAGDWDCLRAAVANGADAVFFGVEKFNARARSKNFVTDELPDIMSFLHLYGVKGFLTFNILVFEDELEDAKKLVEACIEAGVDAVIVQDLGLVKMIRDISPDFPIHGSTQMTITSPEAVEFTKPFDLERVVLGRENNLKQIRQIGEQAKLPMEVFVHGALCVSYSGQCLTSEMWGGRSANRGECAQACRLPYDLMVDGVHKPMGDIAYLLSPKDLAALELVPELIEAGVTSFKIEGRLKSPEYVANVVSKYRRAIDRYFEGQDPQPSKEELRELEQSFSRGFTYGFLKGTNNKQLVEGTYPKSRGVFLGRVKQVLRDAVLCELESPLKRGDGIVFDAGDPTKKEEGGRVYDLRRKGQKLEGEAPGGLVEIVPGRSDVDLSRVHVGDRIWKTNDPHLDKRLRQTFETDKPYRTFPVRVKITGAAGQPLKTTWHDVRAGHTVQVESELHLVPAEKRPMDAALFEEQFGRLGGTIYELDRVDVHLSGDLIVPMRELNAIRRRAVELLEAERRQPRVYTSRRIDAYADAAKPGPATLPSGGRAQAWLTALCRSLEQVRAAAELDVELIYADFEFIKQFPAAVEAARAAGKRIALATPRIHMPGETGYFQNIVNLRPDAVLVRNTGAVYWFMKRRMEKPGEFEPELIGDFSLNVANHKTAALFLEAGLHRVTPSYDLNIQQMVDMLRRTDTSKLEIVIHQHLPMFHTEHCVYCTFLSEGTDYTNCGRPCEEHRASLQDRIGMSHPVRVDEGCRNTVYNAIDQSGAEYVRNFMELGVPLFRVEFLEETADKVREVISLYQRALRGEINGTQVWKSLKATNQLGVTRGQLVK; from the coding sequence ATGACGCAGCGATTGCGCAAGGAAGATATCGAATTGCTCGCCCCGGCTGGGGATTGGGACTGCCTGCGGGCGGCGGTTGCGAACGGTGCCGATGCGGTTTTTTTCGGAGTGGAGAAATTCAATGCACGGGCGCGGAGCAAAAATTTCGTCACGGACGAGCTTCCCGACATTATGTCGTTCCTTCATCTCTATGGGGTTAAAGGTTTTTTGACGTTTAATATTCTGGTGTTCGAAGACGAGCTGGAGGACGCGAAAAAGCTGGTGGAGGCGTGCATCGAAGCGGGTGTGGATGCGGTCATTGTGCAGGATTTGGGCCTGGTCAAAATGATTCGCGACATTTCGCCGGATTTTCCGATTCACGGCTCGACGCAGATGACGATTACGTCGCCGGAGGCGGTGGAGTTTACGAAGCCGTTCGATCTGGAGCGCGTCGTGCTCGGCCGGGAAAACAACCTGAAGCAGATCAGGCAAATAGGCGAGCAGGCCAAGCTGCCGATGGAGGTATTCGTACACGGCGCACTCTGCGTCTCGTATTCCGGACAATGCCTCACCTCGGAAATGTGGGGCGGCCGCTCGGCCAACCGGGGCGAATGCGCTCAGGCGTGCCGGCTGCCTTACGATTTGATGGTGGACGGCGTGCACAAGCCGATGGGCGACATCGCTTATTTGCTGTCACCGAAGGATTTGGCCGCGCTGGAGCTCGTGCCGGAGCTGATCGAAGCGGGCGTCACTTCGTTTAAAATCGAAGGGCGGCTGAAAAGCCCGGAATACGTGGCCAACGTGGTTAGCAAGTACCGCCGGGCTATCGACCGTTATTTCGAAGGGCAGGATCCGCAGCCGTCGAAGGAGGAGCTGCGGGAGCTGGAGCAAAGCTTCTCGCGCGGCTTCACGTACGGCTTCCTGAAAGGGACGAACAACAAGCAGCTGGTCGAAGGAACGTATCCGAAAAGCCGCGGCGTCTTCCTCGGCCGGGTGAAGCAGGTGCTGCGGGATGCGGTGCTGTGCGAGCTTGAATCGCCGCTGAAGCGCGGGGACGGCATCGTTTTCGACGCGGGCGATCCGACGAAGAAGGAAGAAGGCGGTCGCGTCTACGACCTGCGCCGTAAAGGGCAAAAGCTGGAGGGCGAGGCGCCCGGAGGTCTGGTGGAGATTGTGCCGGGGCGAAGCGACGTCGATCTCAGCCGCGTTCATGTCGGCGACCGCATCTGGAAGACGAACGACCCGCATCTCGACAAACGGCTTCGCCAGACGTTCGAGACGGACAAGCCGTACCGGACGTTTCCGGTGCGCGTGAAGATCACCGGCGCGGCTGGCCAGCCGCTCAAGACGACGTGGCACGATGTGCGGGCCGGTCATACGGTGCAGGTCGAATCGGAGCTGCACCTCGTGCCGGCGGAGAAGCGGCCGATGGACGCCGCGCTGTTCGAAGAGCAGTTCGGCCGGCTTGGCGGCACGATATATGAGCTCGATCGGGTCGACGTGCATTTAAGCGGCGACCTGATCGTGCCGATGCGCGAGCTGAACGCGATCCGCCGGCGCGCGGTGGAGCTGCTCGAGGCCGAGCGACGCCAGCCTCGAGTATATACGTCTCGCCGCATCGACGCATATGCGGATGCGGCGAAGCCGGGCCCGGCGACGCTGCCCTCGGGCGGGCGGGCCCAGGCGTGGCTCACCGCGCTGTGCCGCAGCCTCGAGCAGGTTCGCGCAGCCGCTGAACTCGATGTCGAGCTGATTTATGCCGACTTCGAGTTCATCAAGCAGTTCCCCGCCGCAGTGGAAGCCGCGCGAGCCGCGGGCAAGCGCATCGCGCTCGCCACGCCGCGCATTCATATGCCGGGGGAGACGGGTTATTTTCAAAACATCGTCAATTTGCGGCCGGACGCGGTGCTCGTTCGCAACACCGGCGCCGTGTACTGGTTCATGAAGCGGCGCATGGAGAAGCCGGGCGAATTCGAGCCGGAGCTGATCGGGGATTTTTCGCTGAATGTAGCGAACCATAAGACGGCTGCGCTGTTTCTGGAGGCGGGTCTGCATCGGGTGACGCCGTCGTACGATCTGAACATCCAGCAGATGGTCGATATGCTGCGGCGCACCGACACGTCGAAGCTGGAGATCGTCATCCACCAGCACCTGCCGATGTTCCACACGGAGCACTGCGTGTACTGCACGTTCCTCAGCGAAGGCACGGATTACACGAACTGCGGGCGCCCCTGCGAGGAGCACCGGGCGTCGCTGCAGGACCGCATCGGCATGTCGCACCCGGTGCGCGTCGACGAAGGCTGCCGCAACACGGTTTATAACGCGATCGACCAATCCGGCGCGGAATATGTGCGCAACTTCATGGAGCTCGGCGTGCCGTTATTCCGCGTGGAGTTTCTGGAAGAGACCGCGGACAAGGTGCGCGAAGTCATCTCGCTGTATCAGCGCGCACTGCGCGGCGAAATCAACGGCACCCAGGTTTGGAAGTCGCTGAAGGCGACCAACCAGCTCGGCGTCACCCGCGGCCAGTTGGTTAAGTAG
- a CDS encoding YdcF family protein, with protein sequence MLYIMKFLLNFVLPPGLFIVLLAVSAWYVGRASRTTAKLLAALALLLYAASAPWTVEPLMRAWEQRYTPPPSVSGDVLVVLTGGAVAGTNDTDGIDSLNGSTLSRTVTTAELYKKYKLPIIVSGGQVFADTGNEGRIVKRKLLSLGVPESAILLDDTSRSTEENARNTSAILKEHRFNEPILITSAFHMERSLHHFREEGISPIPYPTEYRVSPQPSFYGNKLAPSASSMSLLSTLLKEVLGVLQ encoded by the coding sequence ATGCTCTATATCATGAAATTTTTGCTTAATTTCGTTCTTCCTCCCGGCCTTTTTATCGTCCTGCTGGCCGTTTCGGCATGGTACGTCGGACGCGCCAGCCGAACGACGGCAAAGCTGCTTGCCGCTCTGGCTCTGCTGCTGTACGCCGCTTCCGCACCCTGGACGGTCGAGCCGCTCATGCGCGCATGGGAGCAGCGTTACACGCCGCCTCCCTCCGTCTCCGGCGACGTGCTCGTCGTGCTGACCGGAGGCGCTGTTGCCGGGACCAATGATACGGATGGTATCGACAGCCTGAACGGGTCGACGCTGAGCCGAACCGTGACGACCGCCGAGCTGTATAAAAAGTATAAGCTGCCGATCATCGTCTCCGGTGGCCAGGTATTTGCAGACACCGGCAATGAAGGGCGCATCGTGAAGCGCAAGCTGCTCTCCCTCGGCGTTCCCGAATCCGCCATTTTGCTGGACGACACGAGCCGCAGTACCGAAGAAAACGCCCGCAATACCAGCGCGATTCTGAAGGAGCACCGGTTTAACGAGCCTATACTGATCACATCGGCGTTTCATATGGAACGGTCGCTTCACCATTTTCGGGAGGAAGGCATCTCCCCGATTCCTTACCCGACAGAGTACCGGGTCAGTCCGCAGCCGAGCTTCTACGGGAACAAGCTCGCTCCGAGCGCGTCAAGCATGTCGCTCCTCAGCACTTTGCTGAAGGAGGTTTTGGGGGTGCTGCAGTAG
- a CDS encoding spore germination protein, which translates to MPSIVLAPIKFVSISADSTVNIGDVLQITPKSTNKTYAGGGGGNTGDFSVSVSVFSVTNTFDSDLNDSSNMANN; encoded by the coding sequence ATGCCCTCTATAGTACTTGCTCCCATTAAATTCGTCAGCATTTCCGCCGACAGCACCGTTAATATCGGCGATGTGCTGCAAATTACGCCGAAGAGCACGAACAAAACATATGCCGGCGGAGGAGGAGGCAATACGGGTGATTTTTCGGTATCCGTATCGGTTTTCAGCGTGACGAATACGTTTGATTCTGACCTGAACGACTCGAGTAATATGGCCAATAACTAG
- a CDS encoding Hsp20/alpha crystallin family protein, with product MPDSKKEDNNASNPFDATWKHFEQFFGGKLPFMPSGSSEHLSWIENYVKDVLRQAMPSSAQTQTSGGQLHTEMFETHNSVVVKIYIPDRSDAKKMNVLLSEHRIRLENLPNNGKQTIRLNCMVNPSSCKAVYKNGILQLHIRKQTYDDYFHPVDVRFP from the coding sequence ATGCCCGATTCCAAAAAGGAAGATAACAATGCGAGCAACCCGTTCGATGCGACATGGAAACATTTCGAACAGTTTTTCGGCGGCAAATTGCCCTTTATGCCTTCAGGCAGCAGCGAACATTTATCCTGGATAGAAAATTACGTCAAAGATGTGCTCAGGCAGGCTATGCCCTCTTCCGCTCAGACGCAAACGTCGGGGGGACAGCTGCATACGGAAATGTTCGAAACCCACAATAGCGTTGTCGTTAAAATATATATACCGGATCGAAGCGATGCCAAAAAAATGAATGTGCTGCTCAGCGAACACCGGATTCGCCTCGAAAACCTGCCGAATAACGGAAAGCAGACAATACGTCTGAACTGCATGGTCAATCCGTCCAGCTGTAAAGCCGTTTATAAAAACGGCATCCTGCAGCTTCACATCCGCAAGCAGACCTATGACGATTATTTCCATCCTGTAGATGTACGTTTCCCGTAA
- a CDS encoding spore germination protein has translation MPAIVGNIKILNVGPSSVVHIGDALQLAPQSNTKTFAGSGSFNTGDFLRTYTLANSTNTMDSDLIDNAPITFNKAGGL, from the coding sequence GTGCCGGCGATCGTCGGAAATATTAAAATATTAAACGTGGGCCCGAGCTCCGTCGTTCATATCGGCGATGCGCTGCAGCTGGCGCCTCAAAGCAACACCAAAACATTCGCCGGGTCCGGATCTTTCAATACGGGCGATTTTTTAAGAACCTATACGTTGGCTAACTCCACGAATACTATGGATTCGGATCTTATCGACAATGCACCCATTACATTCAATAAAGCGGGAGGCTTGTAG
- a CDS encoding spore germination protein GerPB, with protein MNLTVHQTIVIHQLRVGSVTNSSVLQIGSSGMIKALSNLYNTGGFTRPAPSAALQAAPASGAAALVPLSSPAAP; from the coding sequence ATGAATTTAACCGTCCATCAAACGATCGTCATCCATCAGCTGCGGGTAGGCAGCGTCACGAACTCCTCGGTGCTGCAAATCGGAAGCTCCGGCATGATCAAGGCGTTATCCAATTTGTATAATACGGGAGGGTTTACCAGGCCGGCGCCATCGGCCGCATTGCAGGCCGCTCCGGCATCGGGCGCAGCTGCGCTTGTGCCGCTGTCTTCCCCGGCAGCTCCTTAA
- the gerPC gene encoding spore germination protein GerPC, protein MNGDPFRNYYEQLNAYLKWQTDQIIRLEQKYSALQREVEQLKQQKAIRIDRIEYKFDQLKVETLEGTLNIGISPNGGKTIEDMAVNGEPVGGNQDDPEMFARLERRTQQYLDEECPADIQAMEARHQLVLGKDNREFIVEDIRGQIEQRIWHYVTQHERPQNAVDPQQAEDAIFEQIKSDIRTAVDRYLQTYKSKGGNGA, encoded by the coding sequence ATGAACGGGGATCCTTTCCGCAACTATTACGAGCAATTGAACGCCTATTTGAAATGGCAAACCGACCAAATTATACGTTTAGAGCAAAAATACAGCGCACTGCAGCGTGAAGTCGAGCAGCTCAAACAGCAAAAGGCGATTCGGATCGATCGCATCGAATATAAATTCGATCAGTTGAAGGTGGAGACGCTGGAAGGTACGCTGAACATCGGGATTTCCCCGAACGGAGGCAAAACGATTGAAGATATGGCGGTGAACGGCGAACCGGTCGGCGGCAATCAGGACGATCCGGAGATGTTCGCCCGGCTGGAGCGCCGCACCCAGCAATATTTGGACGAAGAGTGCCCGGCCGATATTCAAGCGATGGAAGCGCGGCATCAGCTCGTTTTGGGGAAGGACAACCGCGAATTTATCGTCGAGGATATTCGCGGGCAGATCGAGCAGCGCATTTGGCATTATGTGACGCAGCATGAGCGCCCGCAAAACGCGGTGGACCCTCAGCAGGCGGAAGATGCGATATTCGAGCAAATCAAGTCGGACATCCGCACAGCGGTAGACCGTTATTTGCAAACTTATAAAAGCAAGGGAGGAAACGGGGCATGA
- a CDS encoding spore gernimation protein GerPD encodes MNVYIENKQLTVGNIRITGVATSSVFLIGDTENITSSSIFDTPPESLIIGARLPSTSEE; translated from the coding sequence ATGAATGTTTATATCGAGAACAAACAGTTGACGGTAGGCAACATTCGAATTACCGGGGTGGCGACCTCCTCTGTATTCCTGATTGGGGATACCGAGAATATCACCAGCTCCTCGATCTTCGATACGCCGCCGGAATCGCTCATTATCGGCGCACGTCTGCCGTCAACTTCGGAAGAGTAA
- a CDS encoding spore germination protein GerPE, translating into MRNSVVGNIYINTVLLSSILQAGDNVEIKSRTKVLAIQEAKPEFTTDEGRFEDFQIFEVPIPKPDVDEGVRVRTANVNPNICVSNIKITSVTTSSVFQIGANRLMDLETRVKHIRQLERGAGAAGGQPQVQVVQPPT; encoded by the coding sequence GTGCGCAATTCCGTTGTAGGCAACATTTATATTAACACCGTCCTGCTCAGTTCTATTTTGCAGGCTGGGGATAACGTGGAAATTAAGTCAAGAACGAAGGTTTTGGCGATTCAGGAGGCGAAGCCGGAGTTTACGACAGACGAGGGGCGCTTTGAGGATTTTCAGATTTTCGAAGTGCCGATCCCGAAACCGGATGTAGACGAGGGAGTACGGGTAAGAACCGCGAACGTGAACCCGAATATTTGCGTCAGCAATATCAAAATCACCTCCGTCACCACTTCCTCGGTGTTTCAAATCGGAGCGAACCGCTTGATGGATTTGGAAACCCGGGTCAAACATATACGGCAGCTGGAGCGGGGCGCGGGAGCGGCCGGGGGACAGCCGCAGGTTCAAGTCGTTCAGCCGCCAACATAA